One Deinococcus seoulensis DNA segment encodes these proteins:
- a CDS encoding winged helix-turn-helix domain-containing protein: MKGLCSPFNQSRYEFLRATGFTPQWPRPRYVGGDEAAKEAFKTKS; this comes from the coding sequence TTGAAGGGTCTTTGTAGCCCATTCAATCAGAGTCGGTATGAATTCCTACGGGCGACTGGCTTCACTCCTCAATGGCCTCGACCCCGGTACGTTGGCGGCGATGAAGCCGCGAAGGAAGCGTTCAAAACAAAGTCCTGA